One region of Roseovarius faecimaris genomic DNA includes:
- a CDS encoding acyl-CoA dehydrogenase family protein, whose translation MDLGLKPESGALLARVERMIREEIMPMEEAFHAEIPKGDRWTYTERQAEILEGLKARAKEEGLWNLWLTEGEGSPGLSTVEYAYFAEAMGRTHLAPEVFNCNAPDTGNMEVFHRYGSAEMKARWLAPLMEGTIRSAYLMTEPDVASSDPTQLSMSCMRDGDAYVLNGEKWWATGAGDPRCAVYIVMVRTGGDDAPKHKRHSMIVVDAASAGIEVLRPMKVYGQDDAPHGHMHIRFTNVRVPTENLLLGEGRGFEIAQGRLGPGRIHHCMRAIGQAEAALELMCRRGLERQAFGKPLAQLGANFDIIAECRMEIEQARLLCLKAAWMMDQGDARAAAPWIHQIKVVAPRMALKVVDEAVQMFGAQGISQDAPLAAMWTHLRTLRLADGPDAVHRRQVARAELKPYQQAQDKSA comes from the coding sequence ATGGATTTGGGGCTGAAACCGGAAAGTGGCGCGCTGCTTGCGCGGGTGGAGCGAATGATCCGCGAAGAGATCATGCCGATGGAAGAGGCGTTTCACGCCGAGATCCCGAAGGGAGACCGCTGGACCTATACCGAGCGGCAGGCGGAGATCCTCGAAGGGTTGAAGGCCCGGGCCAAGGAGGAGGGGCTTTGGAACCTGTGGCTGACCGAGGGCGAAGGCTCGCCCGGGTTGAGCACGGTCGAATATGCGTATTTCGCCGAGGCCATGGGGCGCACCCATCTGGCGCCCGAAGTGTTCAACTGTAACGCGCCGGACACGGGCAACATGGAAGTTTTCCACCGCTATGGCAGCGCAGAGATGAAGGCGCGCTGGCTTGCCCCGCTGATGGAGGGGACCATCCGCAGCGCTTATCTGATGACCGAGCCGGATGTGGCAAGCTCCGATCCCACCCAGCTGTCGATGTCGTGTATGCGCGATGGGGATGCCTATGTACTCAATGGCGAGAAATGGTGGGCGACGGGTGCCGGGGACCCGAGATGCGCGGTCTATATCGTGATGGTGCGCACGGGTGGCGACGACGCCCCCAAGCACAAACGGCATTCGATGATCGTGGTGGATGCGGCAAGCGCGGGGATCGAGGTCCTGCGCCCGATGAAGGTCTATGGACAGGATGACGCGCCGCATGGGCATATGCATATCCGGTTTACAAATGTGCGTGTTCCGACCGAGAACCTGCTGCTGGGCGAGGGACGTGGTTTCGAGATTGCGCAGGGTCGGCTTGGACCGGGGCGTATTCATCATTGCATGCGCGCCATCGGTCAGGCGGAGGCGGCGCTGGAACTGATGTGCCGCCGCGGGCTGGAACGACAGGCGTTCGGCAAGCCGCTGGCGCAGCTTGGGGCCAATTTCGATATCATCGCCGAATGCCGCATGGAGATCGAGCAGGCACGGTTATTGTGCCTGAAGGCCGCCTGGATGATGGATCAGGGCGATGCGCGTGCGGCGGCGCCGTGGATTCATCAGATCAAGGTCGTCGCGCCGCGCATGGCGCTCAAGGTCGTGGATGAGGCGGTGCAGATGTTCGGCGCGCAAGGCATCAGCCAAGATGCGCCGCTGGCGGCGATGTGGACCCACCTGCGAACATTGCGGCTGGCTGACGGTCCCGATGCAGTGCATCGCCGCCAGGTGGCGCGCGCCGAATTGAAGCCGTATCAGCAGGCGCAGGATAAGTCAGCGTGA
- a CDS encoding sensor histidine kinase — MIPQPSPTATEPVTSASDFDDFIYVLSHDIRSCVRASLELPQWIEEDLEEAGVRIDQPLAEKFGLMHTHMRRLDRMLGDLLEYSRVGRMQTPRPVDLNAVLEEVLHRRPLPQGFTLHRRIEGRGPHMGPIDAERLLAALLSNAAKHHDRPCGHVSIETQEASGLCILTVSDDGPGIAEAHRNSVFDPMTLLKSRDELEGSGMGLTIVRKIVHHYGGELRWCMPADARGAVLEIRLPTG, encoded by the coding sequence ATGATACCGCAACCCAGCCCAACCGCGACGGAGCCGGTGACCTCCGCATCGGATTTTGATGATTTCATCTATGTGCTCAGCCACGACATACGCAGTTGTGTGCGGGCCTCGCTGGAACTGCCGCAATGGATCGAGGAAGATCTGGAAGAGGCCGGGGTGCGCATCGATCAGCCGCTGGCCGAAAAATTCGGGCTGATGCACACCCATATGCGCAGGCTGGATCGCATGCTGGGGGATCTGCTGGAATATTCGCGGGTCGGGCGGATGCAGACGCCGCGACCTGTCGATCTGAACGCGGTGCTGGAAGAGGTGCTGCATCGGCGCCCCTTGCCGCAGGGGTTTACCCTGCACCGCCGGATCGAGGGGCGCGGCCCGCATATGGGCCCCATCGATGCCGAACGGTTGCTGGCGGCGTTGCTGTCCAATGCGGCAAAGCATCATGATCGCCCATGCGGGCATGTCAGTATTGAGACGCAGGAGGCATCGGGGCTGTGTATCCTGACGGTCAGCGACGATGGGCCCGGGATCGCAGAGGCACACCGCAATTCGGTGTTCGATCCGATGACCCTGCTGAAGTCGCGGGACGAACTGGAAGGCAGTGGCATGGGGCTGACCATCGTGCGCAAGATCGTGCATCATTACGGGGGGGAACTGCGCTGGTGCATGCCGGCTGACGCGCGCGGCGCGGTGCTCGAAATTCGTCTGCCGACGGGGTGA
- a CDS encoding response regulator, with translation MSALPKWTPGEHVPADRPIRALLLDDSSFDRRRIRRYSEKSRLDVEFTEAPDLKSMERALEQGVFDLFLLDYQLPEGNGLRAVEMIRRTAVQSDAAVIMITGQQHREVAVEAMREGCHDLIPKDEMSPAMLRERMSAALARVRGTSVDQAQVQEPLQRALRKAMQSEAMQRLLEDGLRRAIRQEYLPTGLSEAGRIDALLGSYLEVDDFHFRT, from the coding sequence ATGTCTGCCTTGCCAAAATGGACTCCGGGCGAACATGTCCCGGCTGACCGGCCGATCCGGGCGCTGTTGCTTGACGATTCGTCGTTCGACCGGCGCCGCATCCGGCGCTACTCGGAGAAATCGCGCCTGGATGTGGAGTTCACCGAAGCGCCGGACCTGAAATCCATGGAACGCGCGTTGGAGCAAGGGGTGTTTGACCTTTTTCTCCTGGATTACCAATTGCCGGAAGGCAACGGGCTTCGGGCGGTAGAGATGATCCGCCGAACCGCGGTGCAAAGTGACGCCGCGGTGATCATGATTACCGGGCAACAGCACCGGGAGGTGGCGGTCGAGGCCATGCGCGAGGGGTGCCATGACCTGATTCCCAAGGACGAGATGTCGCCCGCCATGCTGCGCGAGCGAATGAGTGCTGCCCTTGCACGGGTGCGCGGAACGTCTGTGGACCAGGCGCAGGTGCAGGAGCCGTTACAGCGGGCGCTGCGCAAGGCCATGCAGAGTGAGGCGATGCAGCGGTTGCTCGAGGATGGTCTGCGCCGGGCGATACGGCAGGAATACCTGCCGACAGGGCTGAGCGAGGCCGGGCGGATCGACGCGCTTCTGGGCAGTTATCTTGAGGTCGATGACTTTCATTTCAGAACCTGA
- a CDS encoding ATP-dependent Clp protease proteolytic subunit has product MNDPIDTYMNTLVPMVVEQTSRGERAYDIFSRLLKERIVFLNGPVHDGMSSLIVAQLLHLEAENPSKEISMYINSPGGVVTSGLSIYDTMQYIRPKVSTLVIGQAASMGSLLLTAGEKGMRYSLPNSRVMVHQPSGGYQGQATDIMIHAEETMKLKKRLNEIYVKHTGQTLKKVEDALERDNFMSPEEAKSWGLIDEIVENRDKADEDK; this is encoded by the coding sequence ATGAACGACCCGATTGACACATATATGAACACGCTGGTGCCGATGGTGGTGGAGCAGACGAGCCGCGGCGAGCGGGCCTATGACATTTTCTCAAGGCTGCTGAAGGAGCGGATCGTCTTTCTCAACGGCCCCGTGCATGACGGTATGTCGAGCCTGATCGTGGCGCAGCTTTTGCACCTGGAGGCGGAGAATCCGTCAAAGGAAATCAGCATGTATATCAACAGCCCGGGCGGTGTGGTGACGTCGGGGCTCTCGATTTATGACACGATGCAGTATATCCGACCGAAGGTGAGTACGCTGGTGATCGGGCAGGCGGCCTCGATGGGGAGCCTGCTTCTGACTGCGGGTGAGAAGGGAATGCGCTATTCGCTGCCCAACAGCCGGGTGATGGTGCACCAGCCGTCTGGTGGCTATCAGGGCCAGGCGACCGATATCATGATCCATGCCGAAGAGACGATGAAGCTGAAAAAGCGGCTTAACGAAATCTATGTCAAACATACCGGCCAGACGCTGAAAAAGGTCGAGGACGCCCTGGAACGCGACAATTTCATGAGCCCGGAAGAGGCCAAAAGCTGGGGTTTGATCGACGAGATCGTCGAGAACCGCGACAAGGCCGATGAGGATAAGTAA
- a CDS encoding extracellular solute-binding protein yields the protein MMKLSVMPRALTRREAVFGLTASAVTGLTATPGMAANADLHEQVGARVRTLVNGRQITLRLLVPEGSGGNVAPVIAAFEALSDVKIVVSEVPVDELNTVFSLDALSHSRSYDLAVSATFGLPNLVATGAIMPLDQYAERHEPAGYRDTILYRTGDSFDGRVYGFQTDGDAYLMFYHKDMLEDEALRGAYEDLYQTPLQPPLTWEELDRQMAFFHDPQAGRCGGALFRNPGYLGWEWWIRFHAKGIWPFADDMTPQIQSEAGVLALEEMIRATDSLCPKAGQMGLFENWERYARGDVYCNIGWGGTQKYLNRPGSPMRGRMVHGPTPGGMVDGALLITPYFNWGWDYVVSSDCVFAEIAYLFALFASTPEISTLAVRQKDGFFDPFRPEHYEDSQIREVYTKAFLDVHRASLEQAIPDLYLKDQSAYFNVLDTWLTRALAGDVRPEEALERVAHRWQMITLDAGLEDQTRRWRDLKAKYPAAIRRVLRDHTA from the coding sequence ATGATGAAGCTGTCTGTCATGCCCCGTGCGTTGACGCGCCGGGAAGCTGTGTTCGGCCTGACTGCTTCGGCTGTGACCGGGTTGACCGCGACTCCCGGGATGGCGGCGAATGCCGACCTGCACGAGCAGGTGGGGGCCAGGGTACGCACCCTCGTGAACGGGCGGCAGATCACGCTTCGGCTGTTGGTGCCCGAAGGGTCCGGCGGGAATGTCGCGCCGGTGATCGCGGCTTTTGAGGCGCTGAGCGACGTCAAGATCGTCGTCTCGGAGGTTCCGGTTGACGAGTTGAACACCGTCTTCTCGCTCGACGCGCTCAGCCATTCGCGCAGTTATGATCTGGCGGTTTCGGCCACGTTCGGGCTGCCGAACCTCGTGGCGACGGGGGCGATCATGCCGCTTGATCAGTACGCGGAACGCCACGAACCCGCAGGCTATCGTGACACCATACTATACCGCACCGGAGACAGCTTCGACGGCCGAGTTTACGGGTTTCAGACCGACGGGGATGCCTATTTGATGTTCTATCACAAGGACATGCTGGAGGATGAGGCACTTCGCGGGGCCTATGAAGATCTCTATCAGACCCCATTGCAACCGCCGCTGACCTGGGAGGAACTTGACCGCCAGATGGCGTTTTTCCATGATCCGCAGGCTGGCCGCTGCGGGGGCGCGCTGTTTCGCAACCCCGGCTATCTCGGCTGGGAGTGGTGGATCCGCTTTCATGCCAAGGGGATCTGGCCCTTTGCCGATGACATGACCCCCCAGATCCAGTCGGAAGCCGGTGTGCTTGCGCTTGAAGAGATGATCCGGGCGACGGACAGCCTGTGCCCCAAGGCCGGGCAAATGGGATTGTTCGAAAACTGGGAGCGTTACGCGCGCGGTGATGTCTACTGCAATATCGGCTGGGGCGGGACGCAGAAATATCTCAATCGTCCGGGCTCGCCAATGCGGGGCCGGATGGTGCATGGGCCGACCCCGGGCGGGATGGTGGATGGCGCGCTTCTGATCACGCCCTATTTCAACTGGGGATGGGATTATGTCGTCTCGAGCGACTGCGTGTTCGCCGAGATCGCCTATCTCTTTGCGCTTTTCGCCTCCACGCCCGAGATCTCGACGCTGGCCGTGCGTCAGAAAGACGGCTTTTTTGACCCGTTCCGGCCGGAACATTACGAGGACAGCCAGATCCGGGAGGTCTACACCAAGGCGTTTCTGGATGTGCACCGGGCCAGTCTGGAGCAGGCGATTCCCGATCTCTACCTCAAGGATCAAAGTGCGTATTTCAACGTACTGGACACCTGGCTGACCCGCGCGCTTGCCGGGGATGTGCGCCCGGAGGAGGCGCTGGAACGCGTGGCGCATCGCTGGCAGATGATCACCCTGGACGCCGGACTTGAGGACCAGACGCGGCGCTGGCGTGACCTGAAGGCAAAATATCCCGCGGCTATTCGCCGTGTCTTAAGAGATCATACGGCATAG
- a CDS encoding response regulator, translating into MTTSPSSTLFDVETDPVKFLIVDDDQVSVMAIKRALKKLRILNPILVARDGREALDILRGASGEDGLPPPFLVTLDLNMPRMNGFEFLEELRQDKSLNRAVVFVLSTSDAPTDIAHAYDSNVAGYIVKDDLGDSFLRALDMIDSFSKVVELPR; encoded by the coding sequence ATGACCACTTCCCCCAGCAGCACCCTGTTCGACGTCGAGACAGATCCGGTCAAGTTCCTGATTGTCGATGATGATCAGGTCAGCGTCATGGCAATCAAGCGGGCCTTGAAAAAACTACGTATCCTCAACCCGATCCTGGTGGCCCGCGACGGCCGCGAAGCGCTGGACATCCTGCGGGGTGCCAGTGGTGAGGACGGGCTGCCACCGCCCTTTCTCGTCACGCTCGATCTCAACATGCCGCGCATGAACGGATTCGAGTTCCTCGAAGAACTGCGCCAGGACAAATCCCTGAACCGCGCGGTCGTTTTCGTGCTGTCCACCTCCGACGCCCCGACCGATATCGCCCATGCCTATGACAGCAATGTCGCAGGCTACATCGTGAAGGACGATCTCGGAGACAGTTTCCTTCGCGCGCTCGACATGATCGACAGCTTTTCCAAGGTCGTTGAACTGCCTCGCTGA
- a CDS encoding sensor histidine kinase, translated as MTRSKNPLASGIVRRLRVVFLSISLVLIAAIAIGVQQLLLLERSTRQLTQSSVPVFERAAELERSLKNLLLLLQQVDSMSELRSFKKVHDAFETQLALLRREMQSYTASDPGRHDTRDMLTALEEIERSAKTILTAKEAALNHTATIDRLEEQLAGLRINARHELERLSFINPRQDPGSDPPVGGPFQDPAAQPERSERTELSMVAILTELTLELEAVLDVAAGLRKEVSHEGLDQARSVLSFKLRGVTVLLGRLHDSPERAALARTVIQTRSLIFETPGLFSATQALHRELEVLEQEKLKQIAPIQAISTGSNRLTLSARAQVSKAGQELTHALDNLVIVVVFSGAVALLVILGALIFIVEHQINRRMAKLTRSVLAIAEGQNDTDVDVRGPDELGKIARALEVFKLNAHELQRSNTELEKFAYVAAHDLRSPLRAIQDLTDWTLEDPDTILSEDSQQNMRMLQQRTIRLNQLLSDLLEYSRVGKEASDITPVSLSSVVKDTAGLLDPEDHFKIRYKGVMTPVCTYVIPLRHILLNLVSNAIKHHDKAEGRITIRADVHAGRLTCRVCDDGPGIEPQYHDRIFNLFQTLRPRDEVEGSGLGLAIIRKLLEQHGGSIRVLSDPALGRGSEFVFTIPGQNQAETTLNIAA; from the coding sequence TTGACCCGGTCCAAAAATCCGCTCGCCTCGGGAATTGTGCGGCGCTTGCGCGTTGTATTCCTGTCCATCTCGCTGGTCCTGATCGCGGCCATCGCGATCGGCGTGCAGCAACTCCTGCTGCTGGAGCGCTCTACGCGGCAGCTCACCCAGTCCTCCGTCCCTGTATTCGAGCGCGCCGCAGAACTGGAGCGGAGCCTGAAGAACCTGCTATTGCTGCTGCAACAGGTCGATTCGATGTCGGAGCTGCGCAGTTTCAAAAAGGTGCATGACGCCTTCGAAACGCAGCTTGCCCTTTTGCGCCGTGAAATGCAGAGCTACACCGCCTCGGATCCCGGTCGGCATGACACCCGCGACATGCTGACCGCCCTGGAAGAGATCGAACGAAGCGCCAAGACCATCCTTACCGCCAAGGAGGCCGCGCTGAATCACACCGCCACAATCGATCGGCTTGAAGAGCAGCTCGCAGGGTTACGCATCAACGCGCGCCACGAGCTTGAGCGGTTGTCTTTCATCAACCCCCGGCAGGATCCTGGCTCCGATCCCCCGGTCGGCGGCCCCTTTCAAGACCCGGCCGCGCAACCGGAACGCTCTGAGCGCACTGAGCTCAGCATGGTTGCCATCCTTACCGAACTGACCCTGGAGCTGGAGGCGGTCCTGGACGTGGCCGCGGGGCTGCGCAAAGAAGTCTCCCATGAAGGGCTGGATCAGGCGCGCTCCGTCCTGTCGTTCAAGCTGCGGGGGGTGACGGTGCTGCTGGGCCGTCTGCACGACAGCCCGGAACGCGCTGCGCTGGCCCGCACGGTGATCCAGACCCGCAGCCTGATTTTTGAAACGCCCGGCCTTTTCAGCGCGACCCAGGCACTGCACCGGGAACTGGAGGTTCTGGAGCAGGAAAAACTCAAGCAGATCGCGCCGATTCAGGCGATCTCCACCGGCTCGAACCGGCTGACCCTGTCCGCCCGCGCGCAGGTCAGCAAAGCCGGCCAGGAACTTACCCATGCTCTCGACAACCTGGTGATTGTCGTGGTCTTCTCCGGCGCCGTGGCCTTGCTGGTCATTCTCGGGGCACTGATCTTCATCGTAGAGCATCAGATCAACCGCCGCATGGCCAAGCTGACCCGCTCCGTCCTCGCCATCGCCGAAGGGCAGAATGACACCGATGTCGATGTCAGAGGCCCGGATGAACTGGGCAAGATCGCCCGCGCGCTGGAGGTCTTCAAGCTCAACGCCCACGAGCTTCAAAGGTCCAATACCGAGCTTGAGAAATTCGCCTATGTCGCGGCCCATGACCTGCGCTCTCCACTGCGCGCCATCCAGGACCTGACCGACTGGACCCTGGAAGACCCCGATACGATCCTGTCGGAGGACAGCCAGCAAAACATGCGCATGCTGCAACAGCGCACCATACGTCTGAACCAGCTTCTATCGGATTTGCTGGAATATTCCCGCGTCGGCAAGGAGGCGAGCGATATCACCCCCGTATCGCTCTCTTCGGTCGTCAAGGACACCGCCGGGCTTCTCGATCCGGAGGATCACTTCAAAATTCGCTACAAGGGCGTGATGACCCCGGTGTGTACCTATGTCATTCCGCTCAGGCATATCCTGCTCAACCTGGTCAGCAACGCGATCAAGCACCACGACAAGGCCGAAGGACGCATCACCATTCGCGCTGATGTCCATGCGGGGCGCCTGACCTGCCGCGTTTGCGATGACGGCCCGGGGATCGAGCCGCAATATCACGACCGTATCTTCAACCTGTTCCAGACCCTGCGCCCCCGTGACGAGGTCGAGGGCAGCGGCCTGGGCCTCGCTATCATCCGCAAACTTCTGGAGCAGCATGGCGGCAGCATCCGTGTGCTCTCGGATCCTGCCTTGGGGCGCGGGTCGGAATTCGTCTTCACCATCCCCGGCCAAAACCAGGCCGAAACAACGCTCAATATCGCGGCCTGA
- a CDS encoding response regulator: MITPMPTHTTGDQAPISQTGIAALILDDNQFDRLKIRRLFQSTGMTVYLDEADSLQTLHDMLDAQEFDVILLDYDLPRNSGMDAVKLVRSHPRNHSAATIMVTGFDQSDIAVQALKLGCTDYISKGELSAARLRTSVLAAIDEAAHLHASTRAHEQFSECLAERIMSEYSSVLQPELAKIVREMRALKATLGDPSSNLPHDLEQIEKRCIRLWSILTNRQELGIQPIPIKTIQ, from the coding sequence ATGATCACCCCCATGCCGACCCACACCACTGGCGACCAGGCCCCGATCTCACAAACCGGGATCGCCGCTCTTATCCTCGATGACAATCAGTTCGACCGGCTCAAGATCCGTCGGCTCTTCCAGTCCACCGGAATGACTGTCTATCTCGACGAAGCCGACTCCCTTCAAACACTTCACGATATGCTGGACGCACAGGAATTCGACGTGATCCTTCTGGACTACGATCTGCCGCGGAACAGCGGCATGGACGCCGTCAAACTGGTGCGCAGCCACCCGCGCAACCACAGCGCCGCCACGATCATGGTCACCGGCTTCGACCAATCCGACATCGCCGTGCAGGCGCTCAAATTGGGCTGTACCGACTACATCTCCAAGGGGGAACTGTCCGCGGCCCGGCTGCGCACATCCGTACTTGCCGCCATTGACGAGGCCGCGCATCTGCACGCCAGCACCCGCGCGCATGAGCAGTTTTCCGAATGCCTCGCCGAACGGATCATGTCCGAATACTCGTCGGTGCTTCAGCCCGAACTGGCCAAGATCGTTCGCGAAATGCGCGCGTTGAAGGCCACGCTCGGCGATCCCAGCAGCAACCTGCCGCACGATCTGGAACAAATCGAAAAACGCTGCATCCGCCTGTGGTCCATCCTGACCAACCGGCAGGAACTGGGCATTCAGCCGATCCCGATCAAAACCATTCAGTGA